A single genomic interval of Babylonia areolata isolate BAREFJ2019XMU chromosome 26, ASM4173473v1, whole genome shotgun sequence harbors:
- the LOC143300820 gene encoding uncharacterized protein LOC143300820: MNSPTRVPVLPPAFGSALSHDYSRSTSVEKGGGGAGSTHSFSNATADGGEVTYYNVQTPPSRTSNQSNDAHSNSLQGQGPAGQGQGQGRSGGRLPRTHTPSANNITLDSSSTSSSSSSTTSSDSDDSLEDVGGAMGQLAMVPRHPPPFLHPGEVVGS; encoded by the exons ATGAACAGTCCCACACGAGTGCCCGTCCTGCCCCCTGCCTTTGGCTCCGCTCTGTCACACGACTACTCCAGGAGTACGTCtgttg agaagggaggaggcGGAGCGGGCTCCACCCACAGCTTCAGCAACGCCACAGCGGACGGAGGGGAGGTCACCTACTACAACGTCCAGACCCCGCCCTCCCGCACCAGTAACCAGAGCAACGACGCCCACAGCAACAGCCTCCAAGGTCAAGGCCCggcaggtcaaggtcaaggtcaaggtcgctCTGGGGGCAGGCTGCCTCGCACTCACACGCCGTCCGCCAACAACATCACTTTGGACTCGTCGTCCACctcgtcgtcttcctcttccaccaCGAGTTCCGACAGCGATGACAGCCTGGAGGATGTGGGGGGAGCTATGGGGCAGCTAGCCATGgtgccccgccaccccccacccttcctccacccc ggggaggtggtgggcagCTGA